A region of the Drosophila subobscura isolate 14011-0131.10 chromosome J, UCBerk_Dsub_1.0, whole genome shotgun sequence genome:
TAAATGGTAACTGGATTGTGTGAGTATTGCAtgtggggtttgggttttctcAGATGATTTTTACATCCTGGCGTTTCATTTTAGGAcatttgtctgtccgtctgtctgtttctctCCTTGGGCTGGGCTCAGTCTTGGCTTGGTTCAGTTGGCTGCGGGTTCGCCCGTGCCGTGCACCTGGAGAATCATCTCGAATGGATCCCACTCCAGATCGGACTCATGCTTGACGCGTCGACGTGCGCCGGCAGCGAGTATGGCTTGAGGATGGTGTGGATGCATCACGGCCAGCGTTGGGTGCACGTGCACAGCCTCATGATGCGGCAGCTGATGCTGCACCAGGCCAATGGGCATGTCCTGGGCGTGTTCAGCCAGTCCCAGGAGCCCCGGCGGTGGGCGGTAGTGGTGCAGATGCTGTCCGCCCAActgctggtggtgttggtgatgctgctgctgctgctgctcgctgacTATCTCCTGGATATGTTCGCGTGTCTGCTCCCGCTCGTCCACCTTCTTTAGCAGGATATCGCGCATGAAGGACATGCGCTCAAAGTGCTCCCAGTTGGAGCGGAATCCCTGATGCGAATACTGAGCGTAGCGCTCCTTCTGCAGCTCGTCCACATAGCGCTGCTTGATGATCGACCAGCGGGTCTGCATGAGAGCTGAAAAGATACGAAAATCCTCCATTGAGATCTCTGCAAATCTGAGCCAGCTCTTGCCCCACTCACTTGGCGTTAATCCCATTTCGATGGCCGCCTCCTTCCACACCGCGGAGGTGcggctctggccctggcccttTTCGCTCCGCTGCCGCCCGGCCCACAGCGGGGGCCGTGCCTTGATGGCATCGATGATGCGGCTCCGCATGCTGTTGTGCAGCGAACTGGGGCGGCCCAGCTTGCGCGGTGGCGCCACTGGCGGCAGCTCCGCTGGCACAGCAGCCGGGGGCAGCAGACCCGTGAAGGCGGTGTACGGCAGCGGCTGGCCCATCAGATGGTGCGGCGGCTGTGGTGCAGGGgagtgcggcggcggcggcggcggcacggGAGTGTGCAGCCAGCTGAGGCTGCCGCTGGGACGTCCGCGTCCGTGGGATGCACTGggcagtggtggtgggggaGTGGGTATGGCAATGGGCGTGGAAGGATTGGAGAGCGTTGGAGAAGCGCcggccagctgcagcggctgaTCGGTGTTGGCTGGCGGTGGCTCGGCGGCACCGCCGCCGGATTGGGCGCCCACAATCTTGGCCACGGTGATGTTGTACATGAAAGACATGGGATCAAAGTGCTCCCACTTGGTGTTGAAGCGCTCCTTGTGCAGGATCTGGCGATGCACCAAGTTGTGGTAGTGGTACTTCATCTGGCTCCAGATCGATTGGAGTTTGACTGGGaaataattcaaatataaGCACAGGAATGAGTTGTAGTCGagaaattattataattgatgcatttgtttttaaatttcaaatttattttgagttATATTTTCCCATAATTAAATGTCAGTTCTGCCACCATTCGCTTAGTCACCctgtataaaatatttcagaCAATCTCCGCAAAGCATTTCTTCTCTTCCCACTTTGCATTACATCCCCAACCCGCGTATTAGTCAAAAAAAGTTTGTCAATAATTTGCCAAGCAAGCGGCAGGCCAGGCCGCCTTCTTCTGCTATTCCCCGTTCTACGTTGAGTGCCCAGAATCTATTTttggcacacgcacactcgcagTCAAGAGTGTCAGCGGCGCGGCGCGAAGGTAAAGCtgaaagaaagaacaaaagagAGCGCAAGAGCGCAACAAGCGACTAAATCCGCGCCGGTCCCAGGCGCAGCGCGAGAAtcgagaaaaagagagagtgtggcCCTGGTCCAGTGCTTACAGGTCTGTCCATCCCTGGTCTGTCCATCCCTgttgaacacacacacacacacacacacacacacacctgtcGGCACATGACCTCCGAACTGCTCAGCGATCTCCGTCCACATGGGCGATGTGACGCTACGGCACATGTGCAGCTTGTTGTTGGAGTCCCATATCTCGGGATACTTCTTGATGGCCTTTAGCAGCTGGGCGCGATTTACGAATGGATCCTCTTTGGGCATGGTCGTCCTACGGGTTGTCCTACGGGTGATATTACGGTGCCGTGGCCGGAGGGGCGCTGGTGTCTGGGCGGAACGAACGGCAACAAAACGGCGGAGCACAGCACTGCGTCCTTTGACATCAATTATCGGCGAATAACTGAAAGTAGAGTTGCAAAAATATGcgaattgaaaatgaaaaggcaCAGCGATTGAGGAAAATAGAGAAAACGAATGACggagacgacgacggcgacggcgacgacgacgacggtgGCGTCGACGCGCGGCGtattggtgttgttgctgtttctacctcttctttttgttgatgttgttgttgctggtgttgttggtggGGCGCAGCGATGGATGCCGAACGAAGAGATTGGAAAGGCAGCGAAAGCGTACACGAGATGAGATACACAAAATGCAGGCGAGAA
Encoded here:
- the LOC117895177 gene encoding uncharacterized protein LOC117895177: MPKEDPFVNRAQLLKAIKKYPEIWDSNNKLHMCRSVTSPMWTEIAEQFGGHVPTVKLQSIWSQMKYHYHNLVHRQILHKERFNTKWEHFDPMSFMYNITVAKIVGAQSGGGAAEPPPANTDQPLQLAGASPTLSNPSTPIAIPTPPPPLPSASHGRGRPSGSLSWLHTPVPPPPPPHSPAPQPPHHLMGQPLPYTAFTGLLPPAAVPAELPPVAPPRKLGRPSSLHNSMRSRIIDAIKARPPLWAGRQRSEKGQGQSRTSAVWKEAAIEMGLTPTLMQTRWSIIKQRYVDELQKERYAQYSHQGFRSNWEHFERMSFMRDILLKKVDEREQTREHIQEIVSEQQQQQHHQHHQQLGGQHLHHYRPPPGLLGLAEHAQDMPIGLVQHQLPHHEAVHVHPTLAVMHPHHPQAILAAGARRRVKHESDLEWDPFEMILQVHGTGEPAAN